One genomic segment of Rivularia sp. PCC 7116 includes these proteins:
- the moaC gene encoding cyclic pyranopterin monophosphate synthase MoaC, which yields MTQEKFQNSLRSSAQKGLTHLDNRGEAQMVDVSAKDSSIRQAVAAGKVRMKPETFAAIESGNAPKGDVLATARLAGIMAAKQTANLIPLCHPLPLQKIQVYIIPLPELPGYEIQATVKTKAETGVEMEALTAVSIAALTLYDMAKAIEKSIQIESIHLVSKSGGKSGDYFK from the coding sequence ATGACACAAGAAAAATTTCAAAATTCCTTGCGTTCGTCTGCTCAAAAGGGTTTAACTCATTTGGATAATCGTGGAGAAGCCCAGATGGTAGATGTATCAGCGAAAGATTCTAGCATCAGACAAGCTGTAGCTGCTGGTAAAGTGCGGATGAAACCAGAAACTTTTGCCGCAATTGAATCGGGAAACGCTCCGAAAGGTGACGTATTAGCAACAGCGAGGCTAGCTGGAATTATGGCTGCAAAACAAACAGCAAATTTAATTCCCTTATGCCATCCTTTACCGTTACAGAAAATTCAAGTTTACATAATCCCTCTACCCGAGCTACCGGGTTACGAGATTCAAGCAACAGTAAAAACTAAAGCTGAAACCGGGGTAGAAATGGAAGCTCTAACAGCAGTTTCTATTGCTGCATTAACTTTATATGATATGGCGAAAGCCATAGAAAAATCGATTCAAATTGAATCAATACATTTAGTTAGTAAGAGTGGTGGTAAATCGGGAGATTATTTTAAATAG